The Candidatus Nezhaarchaeales archaeon nucleotide sequence GTGCCAGGAAAACATAGCTCAGGTGGCCAATCGGCACGTAGGTTTGAACGAGTTATTGAGCAATTAGCCCACGAGTTCTATAAGAGGATCGGCGAATACTCTAAGAAGTTGTTTGGCCAAATTCGCGACCTTAAGGGTCTGCTCATTGGAGGACCTGGACCAACAAAGAATACCTTCCTAGAAGGCGAATACTTACCAGTTGATTTAAAGAATAAAGTGGTAGGGGTTATCGATGTAGGCTACACAGGTGAGGAAGGTATTTATGAACTGGTTAAACGTGGAAGGGATGTTTTAAGGGACCTTAGGTATGTTAGGGAAAAAGAGATTCTTACCGATTTCCTATACCATGTGGCTAAAAAGCCTGAACTAACTTCTTACGGTTACCTGGAGGTACTTGATCTGCTGAATAAGGGCATGATCAAGACCCTGTTCCTTTCAGAGGATGCAAACATCATATACGTATCAGTGCGATGCTCCTCCTGTGGATGGCATAAAGAAGCCGTGGTTAAGCGCCAAGATTACAATAGCCACCTTGAAAGCGTTAAGAACTGCCCCCTCTGTGGAGGTACAACAATAATATCAAGTCAAGACGCGTTAGAGTACTTCATAGAGCTAGGTGAAAAAACCGGAGCACAGGTAGAGGTAATATCAACTGAAACCGAGGAGGGGCAAGCGTTAAAAGAATCGTTCGGCGGTGTTGCCGCAATCCTTAGGTGGACTCTAAGCAAAACTTTAGAACGTCCATATAACCCGTGAACTTGAAAGAAAGAAGCCTTCAGGTTTAACCTGGTGTTAACGCTTTTCGGGTCTTGAAGTGATAATTTATAAATCCCCCCGCAGATCGGCCCTATGGTGCTCGTAATTGATTGAGCGCGACGAAATGCAAGAAGTAGCTAGATCGTATAAGGAACCAAAACTTCTAATCCTAGGTTCGCATTCGGCGTTAGATGCGTGGCAAGGAGCTAGAAATTACGGTTTAAAAAGTATAATTTACGTAACTAAAGATAGGGCCCGTATATACCTACATAACCCCATGGTAGGGAAGCCAGGAGAGTTCATTGAGGACTTACCAATGTTGACGAGGAGAGATTTAGTGGTCGTAGAGGATCCAGCCTCTTTACTGAAAAAGGGTGATAATTGGAGAAGCGCAATCTTAATACTTGACAGCTACGCTGACATTGTTAAGTACGTCGACGAGCTTGTAGAGCTTCAATGCATCCAAATACCCAATAGGGCTTTTACCGTTTACGTAGGTGGTGATGAACACTGCAGCGTTATAGAGAAGGAATATAGCGTTCCGATAATGGGTTCACGAAAGCTGCTTAAAATAGAGAATAGAGGTGAGGTTGAGAGAGACTACTACTGGTACGCCAAGGCCGCTGGATTACCATACCCTAAATCTTTCGACTTCGAGCTAACCAATAACGGTATAAAGTTTAAAGAGAGGATTAATCAGCCCTTAATACTAAAAACCGAGCATGCCTATAGAAGATATGAGCGTTGCTTCATTTTTGCTGCTAACTCCGAGGACTTAGAGGAAAAGGTGCGAAGAGAGCTAGAAATGGGACACTTAAACATAGAAGGGCTGAAAATAGCAAGAGTTGAAGAATACATACCAGGGCCTCACGCTAACTTCAACTTCTTCTATTCACCTCTAAATGCTATGGAAAGCTGGGGCGATGCTGAGGTTTACTACTCAAAGCTCCATGGTTACTCGCTAAAGGAGGCTAGGATCTATTTGGCAAACGAGCTCCTCTCCATAGATGAACGACGTGAAACAACGCACGACGGCGTAATTAGGCTTCCAGCCGATGTCCAGTTAAAAGTAAACTGGGGAAAAACGCCTTACCCATTAACGTTTGAGGTAACCTTTCACGGTGATATATCGATAAGGGAATCACTGCTTAAAGATATTCACATTGTTGCTAATGCTTTCCTTAGAGCCACCCAGATATATGAGCCTCCAGGGATAATAGGCGCTTGGTGCTTGCAAACTATAATGACGTGGACTAAAATACCTAAGGTTAAGGTTTACGAGAACGTTAGTGTTGGTCTATACGATGTTCCGGATGGAGCGGACATTTACATGCATGTACCAGTTACACAAGATGTTGCTTTAAGGCATGGCGGCGGTACCAATACCCACCTAGGGATAGGATCTAAGTACGCGAATGCTAAGTACCAACGCCGCATAAGCATGGGGGATCGCATAGCCCTAGAGGTTTCTAGGGCTATTAAAAAGGGCATGCTTAGCGAGATAGTTACTTAAGTTTCATCAACTTACCCTACAATGTTGATGATGAAAGCAAGCTTAATTATTACAGGACCTATTACAAGATCTTGACGAGGCTTGACCAGTCAATTTAGGTGGTGGAGTTTTGCGTCGGCCTCGTAAAAAAGATGAACTCTATTCTGGAGGACAAAGCATGAAGAAGCGTTAGAACAGTTCAAAGAAAAATTCAACACTAAATTTAGCGGGCTGGAGATGAAGATTAAGACTTACGTCGAGCTCTAAAGCCCTTCTAACACTCATAGTTTTCACGCTTCGTTGCTATTGATATCAAACAAGCAATTTTACCCCAGCTAATATTGGTAAAAACCATAAACCATTTAAGCCCTTAACCTTTCATCTTAATGAGGCACCTTGAAATCAATAGTTATTAAAATAGGCGGACACATACTTTCTTCTACCGCTTTTGAACGTCTTTTACACGAATATAATAACATCATTAGGGAGTTAATTAGTAAAGGTTTTAAGGCCTACATCGTGGTTGGTGGCGGTGAATACGCTCGTCGCCTTATAAGTGTAGCGAGATCTCTGGGTGCAACTGAAGCATTTTGCGATGAAATAGGTATTTGGGTTTCAAGGTTAAACGCAAACTTAATGGTCGCCGCCCTCAAGGATTTAGCATACCCTAGAGTTCCGCAAAGCTACGAAGAGTTAAAGGATCTAATAACTAGACCGGAAAAGGTTATTGTGTGTGGAGGCCTGCAACCAGGGCAATCAACGACGGCTGTTGCTGCCCTAATATCAGAGTTAACATCTTCCCCCCTCATTATAGCTACTGATGTAGATGGCGTTTACTCTAGTGATCCAAAGCTAGACCCTACTGCTAAAAGAATAGAGGAATTAAGCTATCAGGATTTAGCTCAACTCCTATATCATGGTGCAGCCTTAGCTGGAACATTCAAGCTCTTTGACCAGGTTTCATTAAAGATTATAGAGCGTAGCCGTATAGTTGTTCAAGTTGTGAACGGAGGGGTGCCTCAAAACGTATTACGTGCAGCATTAGGGATGCGAGTAGGATCAATAATTAAACCTACCAAAAACTAACTGCCTACGTCATTCTCATTCGGATCTCACGTAACTTCTCGTAGAAGTCCCTTCTGTAGGCATGAAGCCGTAAGAAGGTAGCCGGTTGAGGGGATTTAAAAATATTAACAGTTTCCTTAACTCCAACGTTTAAGAAGCTATAACCATCAACTATTATATTCGCAGGGGGGCTGGGTTCTACTAGTTTTAATGATAACCTCTTGTTAATTGAAATTACGAAGGGCCTGAGGCTAAGGTTTAATGGGTTGATGGGCACCATTACGATGACGTCGAGATCGGGATCCACCACAGGTCCGTTCGCTGATAACGCGTACCCGGTTGCCCCAGTCGTCGTAGCGAATATCACACCGTCCAACCATCCTTCAAATATTAAGGTATTATCAGTAAGCACCTTAACACCAATAACTTTAGCGGGTCTGCTTGAAGTTATAAGCGCTTCATTTAAGGCGTCCGTAACCTTATCATTAACCGTGACTCTAAGCCGTGCTCTAACCTCTACTTGGTAATTACCCTTCAACACTTCTTCAATAGCTTGCAGCGCGTTTTCAGGCATTATATCGCTCAGAAATCCCGATCTACCAACTCTTATACCTAAAATCGGCCTTGAAGCTTTCGGTATATTTTTAAACGCTCTTAGCAGGGTTCCATCGCCACCGATCACAACTATGACATCTGCGTCCATCTCGTTTAAAGGCACAGCCTTTTCATGTAGCTTTAACACGTTAGCCGTCTCCTTCTCTACGCACCATTTCACACCTTTTTCATGTAGATATCTGAGAATGGTGTTCGCAATGTTTAAAGCTTCAGCTGAGTCCGTTCTTGAGACTAAACCGATGCTTGCTTGCCCCATAAGATAATCCCTACGTGAAGGGGTTAATACTACTTAGTGCGCACTACTCGCTTAATACCCATTACGTCCCAAACCTCAACTTCAATACCAGGGGTTAGGCGCTCCATTATACTTGCCTCTATAGCCTCTTTGGGCACCTCGTAAACCTCGTAAGAGGTTAAATCCATTAGTTGGATGGATGAAGGTAGAACTGATATGACTTGTGCTGTCCTCTTCTCTACTATGGGTTGATCCACCTTTTGGTCAGCGGGTACCACCATTGACCTTTTAACGTCGTCAAAAAGCCCTATTGCTATAACTCTAACCTTTGCACTGCCATGTTTGCCCGGTTTTGATTTCTCAGCCTCCACGACCTTGCAGGGTACGTTATCGATGATCACGTACGCTCCAGGTTTTAAAGTTCCAGCCTCAACGGGTCTTTTGGACAAGGCCTTCAAGCCCCACCTAATGTCTCTTAGTCTCTTTATATTCATTTCGTGGGGTTTGCCTATTTAACTTGATTGAGGTACCAGTGGGCAAATTTTTCAAGAGCTTTTTTGCGATGTGAAATCATATTCTTTCTTAAATAACCCATTTCAGCGTACGTCATACCTTCTCCCTCCTTAGGGATGAAGATGGGGTCAAAGCCCCACGATTCTCCTCGTTCACTATTACTGATCCAGCCTTCAGCCTCTCCAAGGAAACATAAAGGTTCATGCCCAGGCTTACAATAAGCAACAACGGACTTAAACACGGCGCTACGATCCTCTACGCCTTCTAGCAGCCTTAGTATCCCCTTATTACCTATAGTTTTGAACACGTAAGAGGAATAAGGACCAGGGAACCCGTTTAAGCTCTTTATAAAGAGACCTGCATCCTCGATTATGACAGGGCGTAAAATAAGTGAAGCGGCATACCTAGCGCCTTCGAGAGCTATTTCCTCAAGGCTATCTGATTGAACCTCCTTCCTCTTTACGTTAGCTACGCTAACCCTTATAGAGTACATCGCAAGTATCGCGCATACCTCGTCCACCTTTCTTCGGTTTAAGCTAACGAATACCAAATCGTTCACTTTTTCTCAAAAAGATTAATTAAACCCCTCATTTAACCTCTTTCATACGTTGGTGTAAACCGTGAAGAAAAGCAAGCGGAAGGGGAAATCACACTCGACAAGACCTCTCTCAAGCGATGCTAAAACCATTTGCACCATGAGTACGGACCAGATAGGAGGTTTAATCATGGAACTGGCGAAAAAGGGGTACCAGCCATCAATGATAGGTACCATCTTAAGAGATCAGTACGCGGTACCATCACTAAAGGAAATGATGGAGGTAAAGCTAACAAAATTTCTGCGAGAGAAGAACCTAGCTCCAATGCTACCTGAAGATCTAAGTAATCTAATCAAAAGGGCGTCCACCATAAGGCGCCACCTCGAGGAACACCCTAAAGATAAGTCTTCACAAAGAGGTCTTCAATTAACTGAATCCAAAATTCATAGGCTTATTAAATACTACAAAAGAGAAGGGGTTTTACCGCCAAGCTTCGAGTACAAGCCCGAAAAGCTTCCCGTAATATAGAGGAACGCGGACTACGATGCACACCTTTTAACCATTAAAGAAAAGCCCTGCTTAGCTTAGAGATTGTTTTCCTGTTTTAATATTTACCTAAAAAGTTAATGATACCATTAAGAGGTGGATGAGCAAAGTGGTGTTAAAAGTTGGTGTTGAAATTACTATAACATGTGTTAATAAAGAGGTAGCGGACATCCTATTAGGGGCTATAAACCCTGACAACCTGAAGGCGCCTCCACCCCTTAAAGTGGAGGGCGAAGTTTCAGGTAGAAGTTTAATCATGCATGTTAAACATGCAGACCTCGGAACGATTATATCAACTATAGACGACCTTTTAGTTAACTTGAAGTTAGCAGAAAGCGTTTTAACCTTACGCTCAAAAAGTAGTCGAGCGTGAACAGCGTGCGGTTTAGGCTTAAGGCCTCCATAGAATTTAGCACGCCTATCGAATCTGCTAAGAACGAGATTAATGAGGCTTTAAATCTGGCAAGCCCTCTCCTCACCAAAGGAACGCCGAAGGGGAAGGAGGGTGAGGGAGCTAAACTAGTTAACTGGTTACTAGCTGAAAATAAGCTAAAACTGGAGTTAGAGTCAGGGAGGTACGTTAGAGCGCATGATGCCCTCCTAAGGCTTAAAAAATACCTCGCAGAGCGCTTGGGTAGTAGATTAAAAGTTGGAGTTCGCGGTCTTATAATTGACGAGTATGAAATATCCATACCCAGAGATGAGGTTGCTCCAAGCGTAGATGCGCAAAAAATCATAGGAGCCACGGGTACTGTAATATTAAAAGACTCGTTCTTGGTCTTAACGTTCCAAGAGTTAACGGAACGAGATATTCTAGATAGAGTTATTGATCGTGCGCTTAAACTATTAATACGTCCTAAGGTTGTACCATTAACACCTAAGGCAACTTTAGTGAGCTTTGGATACGTGTTAAAGTCTTCTCCGCCTAAGTCGATAAAATTTAGAGAGGAAGTTTCTGTAGTTGCTGAAAAGCTTGGCTGGATCAAAAGATTCCCAGCTCGAGGACAATGGATACTGACAGCGCCCATTACGGCGCTTCTAAAGGCTATCAGAGATTTAATCACGAATAAGGTCTGTATACCGTTAGACTTTCAAGAATGGTTTTTCCCTCGATTACTGCCTTTTTCGGTTTTAGAGAAGCTATCAACTTACGTAGAACATCTACCTGAAGGCATGTTTTACGTTTGTACGCCGCCTAGAGATCCTGAAGCTTTCGAAGAGTTTAAAAAGGAATACGCTCTTAGAAGAATCTTACGAACCGACCTTTTAAAATCGATACTACCTCCACCATCATATGTATTAGATGCCGTTCAATGCCCACCCTTTTATCAATTCTTCAGTGGTGAGCTTGTTAGAGCGGAATCCCTACCCATAAAGGTATTTGACTGCATGGGTGGATGGACCTGGAGAAATGAGGCTGGAGGAGTGGAAGGGCTAGCCAGAACTAATGAATTCTGGCGGATGGAGATGGTTTACCTCGGTACCCCTGACCAAGTTGTAGAAATAAGAGATAAAATAGTGGAGGCTACGATTGAGCTGGTGAATAAAGATTTAGAGCTCGAATGGAGGCTAACGGTCGGAGCCCCTTTCTACTTAGCCCCCGAAGAAGCTAAGAAGAGAACCATAGACATATCGTCATCAAAGTCGATACCGGCTCTAGATATAGAATGCTACTTACCATACAGAGGACCAAGAGAACAAAGTGAATGGCTGGAAATAAGTTCATGTAACATACATATGCAACATTACGTTAAAGCCTTTAAGATAAGGGAGGTTAAAGGAAAGGAACTATGGACTGGGTGTACAGGTCACGGTTTAACGCGCTGGGCCACAGCCATATTAGCGCAATATGGCTTCGACTTTGATGAATGGCCTAAAACGCTACGAAACACCATAAAGAAACTACCTCAACCGATAAAGATTGTTACTTGGCCATGAAAGCTATATACCTTTAAATCTAGGAGCCTCATGTCAACTATAATAAAAAAAGTTTAAGTGGTTAGTCCATGAATTGAAGATGATAGTTCAAGTTACGCTTAACACTTTACTCAAGCCTCTTTGAAATAGCCTAAGGTTTACACGTTTCTACTGGGTCTTCAGCGAAAACAGCCGATCTTGAACCTAACCTTCTTCTTAAATTCTCCAGCAGAAGTAGAGACTAGGTTTAATGGTTCAACTTACATTCCTAGTGGAGTTTCAAATGGAAAAAGGCTTAACCGGTTAAATTTAAAACCAGCGTTTGACACTACGTAGTTAATATAATCCAGCACCACTTTAGCTCTGCTGTCAGTTAACCCTATGAGGAGATATGGATATAGCCGAGCACGATGGTAAAAGTTAATATCCTAGCTTATTTCTTAGCGTTAAGGTGGCCTTAATGGTTTTAATAGGCTTCATAAATCTAATTACAAAGAGGCTATAAAACTTGTCCGGGTCATTTAGTAGGAAATTAGTAAAGGCTATGGTTAAGGCACGCTTTAAAGTACTGGCCCCTACCGCCTTCGCGCTTACCGAGGTGGGTGAGGTTTTCGCGTCTTCTCCTGACAAGTTGATAAAGCGGACGCTGTGGGTTAACTTTTTCACGCTTACTGGTGATATTTCCCAGCAACACATAAAATTGTTATTTCAAATAGATAAGGTTGAAGACGGAAAGGCGTACACTATTTTTAAGGGACATGACTTAACAAGGGACTATTTAAGGAGTCTAATTAGACGGGGGTGCTCAAAGATTGATGGTATATTCGACGTCCTCACTAAGGATGGTTTTCTGCTAAGGGTAACGATAATGGCTATAACTCAAAAACGAGTAAAAAGTTCTCAAGAAAAAGCCATTAGGAAGATTATGCGCGAAGTTGTTGAACAAAAATCAGCCAAGCTAAACTTCGATGAATTTGTCAGAGAAATGATTTTAGGGAAAGTGGCCTCTGAAGCGTTTAATACCGCTAAAAAAATTTGTCCTTTACGCAGAGTTGAAGTACGTAAATCAAAGTTACTTCTAAAAGGAGAAGGTAAATGAGAGTGAAAGTTAGCTCTCAACCTAGGAGGATCGCTAAGCCCACATTAAGCTACCTTGTTAACATTAAAAGTCGAAAGCGGTGCGAACGAAGTAGCTACGGTTAAGGCTTATGGGGGGTGGGGATACAGTAAAAGCAAATTCTTATCGACTCTGACGCGAGGTTTAAAATAGGAGTATCTAATGAAAATTAAGGAATACTTGAAGCTTCTTAGGGAGGTTTACGTTGGATTTTCTTAATATTAAGGTTCTTTAAGTATTTACACGAGTAATAATAAGGACCCTTATAGCTTCCGAATGATTTAAGGCCTTCACTGCGTAATTGCTTTCTTAGCTCGTTAGCTCTTTCAACGCTAATTTCTTTAGTCCTCTCTAAGTAGTTAATGACCTCTTCAGCCTCTTCGTTACTTTTACAACGTCTTAAGTAATCGATAGCGTCAGGGATTAGTGGAGGTCTATCCTCAAGTAGGTCTATTAGAGGATAACGCTTTGTTTCTTGCTTAATTTCTTCGTAGAGTTTTGGAAATTTCCGTTTAAACTCGTCTTCGTCCAGTTCCAGCACCTTACTGACCAGCCTTAACCCTAACCCTTTTTAGGTTAAGGGACCCTTAATAATTTGTCCCTATTTTTTTCTTACCGTCTTCCATACGTAGAAACTATGGTGATTACATCTCGATCATTTAGCACGTAGTCGGCATTTAATCTGCGCTTAGAGCGGGCATCGATTGCGAATAGAAATCCTTTGCTTAATTCTTCATGGATAATTCTTGCTAACTCCCTAACCGTAGTACCACGTGGAACAAGCAACGCATCCGGTAGCACGCTTCCCTCATGATTGGTCAGTTTTATAGGATCCGATACCGGGTATACTACGATCATATCAAGCAACTTGAAGTAAACTATATTCAACAGGTCTTGAACCCCTGTCCCTCCCCACCGCTTAAGAAATTTATTAATCCTGTCTAATGCTCGTTGTTGCTCATCAGTCAAGCGATTACTGATAACTGTGAAGCTGTTAGCGCCAGGATCATAAGCTATGAGCTTTTTCTCGGCAGCCCTTCTAAGCGCAAGTTCAATTTCTGCTGAGCAGGGTACCACGATAGCATCCTTAACCTCAGCTTTAAGTAGATCTATATTCTTTTCAGCTATTGAAACATCCGCTTTATTAGCTGCTATTATAATAGGCTTAGCGATCCTTCTTAACTCCCTAGAAAAGGAGAAAAAGTCATCTTCAACCCAACTACTTGGCTTTTTAATATCGACTCCAGCCTTTCTTAATGCTTGAACCACGTGACTTTTCTTTAAAGAAAGCCCGCTTAACCTTAGTGTTAAAACCTCGGTGAAATTCTCCTTTAAAACTTCAACCCTTCTTACTACTTGATTCCAGTCCCTTTTTACGATTCCCGCAATCCAAAAGGTTATTTCATCATCTATGAGCTTTACATCGTCTAAAGGATTACGAGACCCCGGTTCACAGGGTTTCCCTTCCTCGTCCGTGGAACCAGCGGCATCAACCACGTGGATTAAAGCATCCGCAGTCCTAAGTTCATCTAAGAACTTATTGCCAAGGCCTAACCCTTTATGTGCACCTGGAATAAGCCCTGCGACGTCCATCACCTTAACTGGGATATAACGTGTTCCGTTAATACAAAGGGAATTCTTAGGATTATCAGCGACATTAAGCTCCTTGCAGACGCAAGGAGCTTTCACGTAAGCTATACCCACATTAGGCTCAATTGTTGTGAACTGTCTATTCTCTATTTTAGCTGGAACCAGGGTAAGTGCTGAGAAAAGCGTCGTCTTACCGACATTAGTTTTACCCACAATACCTATGAGAGGAGTACCCATCCTTTTAATCACCTACCCGTTGTCCTTGCAGATAACGGCCCAGCTCTTATTATCAGCTCTTACTTACTACAGTCCTATTAACCTTGGTTTTAGGTCTATTGAAGCGAGTCGCGTATGGAGAGCTTAAGGGCTCGAAGTGAGCCTTAATACGCTCCTCTAGCTCTTTAAACCTTGCGTCATATTTTGCCCTTAATAGCTCCAGCGCCATCCATATCTGACACTGGAGGACAAGGCGTAGATCGTCGCAAGCCTCCTTTGTCATTTCTTTCCGTCGTTGCTCCTTCCCTTATTTTCTGCCAAAGCTCGTAGAAAGCTTCGACCATCGTCTTGCTTTCTGCCAGTACCTCCTCGTATGTCCTCTTAATCTCATTATATATAAGCTTAATGTCTTCCCAGTACACCAGTTTGCTTGGGTTGCTTAAGGGGCTCTTAAGTAGGAGAGCGTAGAGCCTCTTATGAGGATCTTAATACAAAAGGATGAGGTGCCACATACCATGTTGATGTTTGTAGCGATACATTAATTTATTGGGGGCCTTCCATGTTTATTAAGGTTTGACGGTTTTCTATCCTTAATCTTAACTTATATGTAAGGGTTTTCCATCATATGGTTGAAGGTCCCCCATAGGGGTCTATCCGAAATGGTTAAAGTTTTAGGTATAGAATGCACCGCCCATACGTACGGGGTCGGCATTGTAACTGATAGAGGGGAGATATTAGCAAACGTAAACGATACTTATGTACCATTAAAAGGAGGTATACATCCTAGAGATAGTGCTCAACACCATAGCTTAGTAGCCGTAAAGGTTTTAAAGCAAGCCTTAGCTGAAGCGAAGTCTTCATTAGAGGACATTGATGCGATAGCTGCTTCCTTCGGCCCAGGCTTTGGCCCGTGCCTTAGAACGGGATGTACGGTAGCTCGAGTCTTAGCATTATCGCTAGGTAAACCACTTATACGCGTTAACCACTGTATAGCGCACGTTGAGATCGGACGCTTACTAACAGGGGCTCGTGATCCACTAACCGTATACGTTTCCGGCGGAAACACTATGATTACAGCTTACGCGGAAGGCAGGTATAGGGTTTTTGGTGAGACACTAGATATAGCTTTAGGGAATTTTCTTGACGTCTTAGCACGTGAATTAGGACTTCCCCACCCAGGAGGACCGATAATAGAAAAGTTAGCTGAAAAGGGTAAACACTTACTTCCTTTACCCTACGTGGTTAAGGGTCAAGATGTTTCCTACTCCGGGCTTTTAACGGCAGCTAAGAGGAGGTTTAAGGAAAGAGGATCCATAGAAGATGTATGCTATAGTTCTCAGGAAGTAGCTTTCGACATGCTGGTTGAAGTAGCTGAAAGAGCTTTAGCGCATACCGAGAAGAAGGAGTTGCTATTAACCGGTGGGGTCGCGGCGAATAAACGCCTTCAAGAGAAGCTTAGCATCATAGCTAAGGAGCACGACGCCCTCTTCTTAGTAGTCCCTAAGCAGTATGCAGGTGATAATGGTGCTATGATAGCTTGGACGGGTGCTTTGGCGCACAAGTTTTGTATGAGTGATAATATTGAGGAAAGCTTCGTTCAGCCTAGGTGGAGGATCGATGAAGTCGAAGTTCCATGGAGAAAAGTCTAATGACGTAAAGGGGGGTTCTTTCCTATTAAAGAAGGGGGCTGAAGCTTACCTTTACCTTGAGGATTGGTACGGCTTAAAGGTAATCGCTAAGCGGAGGGTTATAAAAAGCTATAGAGTACCGTCGTTAGATTTAGAGTTAAGAAGATACCGCACAATCCATGAAGCCCAACTTATATCTTCAGCTAAGACATTAGGCATCCC carries:
- a CDS encoding KEOPS complex subunit Pcc1 translates to MVLKVGVEITITCVNKEVADILLGAINPDNLKAPPPLKVEGEVSGRSLIMHVKHADLGTIISTIDDLLVNLKLAESVLTLRSKSSRA
- a CDS encoding aminoacyl--tRNA ligase-related protein — its product is MNSVRFRLKASIEFSTPIESAKNEINEALNLASPLLTKGTPKGKEGEGAKLVNWLLAENKLKLELESGRYVRAHDALLRLKKYLAERLGSRLKVGVRGLIIDEYEISIPRDEVAPSVDAQKIIGATGTVILKDSFLVLTFQELTERDILDRVIDRALKLLIRPKVVPLTPKATLVSFGYVLKSSPPKSIKFREEVSVVAEKLGWIKRFPARGQWILTAPITALLKAIRDLITNKVCIPLDFQEWFFPRLLPFSVLEKLSTYVEHLPEGMFYVCTPPRDPEAFEEFKKEYALRRILRTDLLKSILPPPSYVLDAVQCPPFYQFFSGELVRAESLPIKVFDCMGGWTWRNEAGGVEGLARTNEFWRMEMVYLGTPDQVVEIRDKIVEATIELVNKDLELEWRLTVGAPFYLAPEEAKKRTIDISSSKSIPALDIECYLPYRGPREQSEWLEISSCNIHMQHYVKAFKIREVKGKELWTGCTGHGLTRWATAILAQYGFDFDEWPKTLRNTIKKLPQPIKIVTWP
- the pyrH gene encoding UMP kinase; this encodes MKSIVIKIGGHILSSTAFERLLHEYNNIIRELISKGFKAYIVVGGGEYARRLISVARSLGATEAFCDEIGIWVSRLNANLMVAALKDLAYPRVPQSYEELKDLITRPEKVIVCGGLQPGQSTTAVAALISELTSSPLIIATDVDGVYSSDPKLDPTAKRIEELSYQDLAQLLYHGAALAGTFKLFDQVSLKIIERSRIVVQVVNGGVPQNVLRAALGMRVGSIIKPTKN
- a CDS encoding 30S ribosomal protein S3ae, which codes for MSGSFSRKLVKAMVKARFKVLAPTAFALTEVGEVFASSPDKLIKRTLWVNFFTLTGDISQQHIKLLFQIDKVEDGKAYTIFKGHDLTRDYLRSLIRRGCSKIDGIFDVLTKDGFLLRVTIMAITQKRVKSSQEKAIRKIMREVVEQKSAKLNFDEFVREMILGKVASEAFNTAKKICPLRRVEVRKSKLLLKGEGK
- the prf1 gene encoding peptide chain release factor aRF-1; this translates as MERSLMSTADKRSSVKRFKLERIIKELKSKEGRGTELISLYIPAGRAISEVIKALREEYGTASNIKSDTTRHHVLDAITTTIQRLKLFNETPPNGLAVFCGYVSGTGPPGSEKLEVYVIEPPEPIKTYLYRCDSHFHVTFLEEMIAEKEVYGLLVMDRSEAVFATLKGRRLDIIGKITSGVPGKHSSGGQSARRFERVIEQLAHEFYKRIGEYSKKLFGQIRDLKGLLIGGPGPTKNTFLEGEYLPVDLKNKVVGVIDVGYTGEEGIYELVKRGRDVLRDLRYVREKEILTDFLYHVAKKPELTSYGYLEVLDLLNKGMIKTLFLSEDANIIYVSVRCSSCGWHKEAVVKRQDYNSHLESVKNCPLCGGTTIISSQDALEYFIELGEKTGAQVEVISTETEEGQALKESFGGVAAILRWTLSKTLERPYNP
- a CDS encoding translation initiation factor IF-5A, with translation MKALSKRPVEAGTLKPGAYVIIDNVPCKVVEAEKSKPGKHGSAKVRVIAIGLFDDVKRSMVVPADQKVDQPIVEKRTAQVISVLPSSIQLMDLTSYEVYEVPKEAIEASIMERLTPGIEVEVWDVMGIKRVVRTK
- a CDS encoding DUF1297 domain-containing protein, which gives rise to MIERDEMQEVARSYKEPKLLILGSHSALDAWQGARNYGLKSIIYVTKDRARIYLHNPMVGKPGEFIEDLPMLTRRDLVVVEDPASLLKKGDNWRSAILILDSYADIVKYVDELVELQCIQIPNRAFTVYVGGDEHCSVIEKEYSVPIMGSRKLLKIENRGEVERDYYWYAKAAGLPYPKSFDFELTNNGIKFKERINQPLILKTEHAYRRYERCFIFAANSEDLEEKVRRELEMGHLNIEGLKIARVEEYIPGPHANFNFFYSPLNAMESWGDAEVYYSKLHGYSLKEARIYLANELLSIDERRETTHDGVIRLPADVQLKVNWGKTPYPLTFEVTFHGDISIRESLLKDIHIVANAFLRATQIYEPPGIIGAWCLQTIMTWTKIPKVKVYENVSVGLYDVPDGADIYMHVPVTQDVALRHGGGTNTHLGIGSKYANAKYQRRISMGDRIALEVSRAIKKGMLSEIVT
- a CDS encoding 30S ribosomal protein S15; the protein is MKKSKRKGKSHSTRPLSSDAKTICTMSTDQIGGLIMELAKKGYQPSMIGTILRDQYAVPSLKEMMEVKLTKFLREKNLAPMLPEDLSNLIKRASTIRRHLEEHPKDKSSQRGLQLTESKIHRLIKYYKREGVLPPSFEYKPEKLPVI
- a CDS encoding NAD(+)/NADH kinase; protein product: MGQASIGLVSRTDSAEALNIANTILRYLHEKGVKWCVEKETANVLKLHEKAVPLNEMDADVIVVIGGDGTLLRAFKNIPKASRPILGIRVGRSGFLSDIMPENALQAIEEVLKGNYQVEVRARLRVTVNDKVTDALNEALITSSRPAKVIGVKVLTDNTLIFEGWLDGVIFATTTGATGYALSANGPVVDPDLDVIVMVPINPLNLSLRPFVISINKRLSLKLVEPSPPANIIVDGYSFLNVGVKETVNIFKSPQPATFLRLHAYRRDFYEKLREIRMRMT
- a CDS encoding XTP/dITP diphosphatase, whose amino-acid sequence is MNDLVFVSLNRRKVDEVCAILAMYSIRVSVANVKRKEVQSDSLEEIALEGARYAASLILRPVIIEDAGLFIKSLNGFPGPYSSYVFKTIGNKGILRLLEGVEDRSAVFKSVVAYCKPGHEPLCFLGEAEGWISNSERGESWGFDPIFIPKEGEGMTYAEMGYLRKNMISHRKKALEKFAHWYLNQVK
- a CDS encoding DUF2095 family protein, producing MLELDEDEFKRKFPKLYEEIKQETKRYPLIDLLEDRPPLIPDAIDYLRRCKSNEEAEEVINYLERTKEISVERANELRKQLRSEGLKSFGSYKGPYYYSCKYLKNLNIKKIQRKPP